Sequence from the Candidatus Kryptoniota bacterium genome:
GAGCAAATGTGGCGGAGGCAAAAGTGAAACTTATTCGTAGCATGGTTTCCGCGAGTCCTTCTAGGAGAAATACGGAAGCCAGGGTAGATATAATCACCGAGCAGACCAAGAAGAGGAAGAGGTTTTTCTTGGCAAGCTTTACGGCGTCGAAGGAAAACACCAGCCCCCACGAAAGTGATGCAGCAACAAACAGCACCACAAAGATCAGGTAACTCCCGATCATACGGATGTTATCTCGATGAGGGAGCGGAGTTTCTTCTCGGCAAGTCCTTTTGTGATCACGTCCCGCGCCCTGTCTATCCCGGTTTTTATATCACGCTCGATTCCTGCCACGTAGATTGCGGCGCCGGAATTCAGGAGAACAGCATCATGGAACGGCGACACCTGTCCGCGGATCGCCATCATGAAAGCCTCCACCGCTTCTTCCTGGTTCCTTACGACAAGCTCGCTCAACTGAACCCGTTTCATGCCAAAGTCTTCCGGCTTGATTTCGTATCGTGTCACAACTCCAAGCTTGAGTTCGGCAACGATCGTTTTACCGCAAAGAGAAACCTCGTCCATGGTCGGCTCTCCGTGGACAACAAGGGCTGCCTCGCTCCCGAGATCCCTCAGCACCTCTGCGACGGGACCGACAATCTTATCGCTGTAAACTCCCATTAACTGGCGGTTTGCGCCTGCGGGATTTGTCAGGGGCCCGAGGAGATTGAATATAGTCCTCACGCCAAGATCTCGGCGGACAGGTGCCGCGAACCTCATCGACTTGTGATGGAGCGGAGCAAAGAGAAACGCGATGCCAATTTCTTTAAGAGCCCTCTCTGTCTTCTGTAAGTCGAGCCCGTCGAGATTCAGTCCGAGTGCTTTGAGCACATCGGCACTACCTGATTTGCTGGAGACAGCGCGACCGCCGTGCTTAGCGACAGTGGCCCCCGCGGCAGATGCGACGATCGCAGCGGCGGTGGAAATATTAAATGTCCCCGCGTTATCGCCGCCCGTCCCGCACGTATCCAGAACTATTTCTTTGTCAACGCGCAGCTTCTCCGCTTTCTCACGCATGGCCATAGCACTTCCCACTATCTCGTCGACAGTTTCTCCCTTCAGCCTCAGGGCGACGAGGAAGCCGGCAATCTGCGACTCAGTCGCCTCGCCGTTCATAATTTCCAGCATCGTCCTGTAAGCTTCATCGCGCGCAAGACTCTCGCCCGCGATTAGTTTCGCTATCGCCTCGCGTATCATCTTATACCGTCAACACGTGGTGAGACCGCGAGAAGCCGGGCAGCTCGCGGAAAAGAAAATCTATGAAATCCCCACCGTACTTGTTATAAAAGTAAATAAAGTTCAGGACTCTTTCCTGGAGGTCGCGGTTCGGGAATAGCGACTGCTGGAATTTCCTTGTTTGCTGAACGACCTGTTCATTCTTCCTGTGGTATGCAGCCGTCGTCTTTTCCTCGAAATGATGAAGATGATGGATCATCCTTGATATAGTGGAATCCATTACTCCTTTCAGAGTCGCGTCGACACGCAGTACAAGCGGTTCAAGTCTCTCTATCGCCTTCCGGACATCGTCAGTCGTCTTTTCGAATTCACCCGGAATGTTTTCCGGATTGGCGGCCGCAAGTGCCTTTTTCATGACCGTCTCGAAATCGGAAAACGCATCCGACAACTCGAGTTTGTATTTCTCCATCACCTTCATAACCCTGTGTTCCAAT
This genomic interval carries:
- the trpD gene encoding anthranilate phosphoribosyltransferase, with translation MIREAIAKLIAGESLARDEAYRTMLEIMNGEATESQIAGFLVALRLKGETVDEIVGSAMAMREKAEKLRVDKEIVLDTCGTGGDNAGTFNISTAAAIVASAAGATVAKHGGRAVSSKSGSADVLKALGLNLDGLDLQKTERALKEIGIAFLFAPLHHKSMRFAAPVRRDLGVRTIFNLLGPLTNPAGANRQLMGVYSDKIVGPVAEVLRDLGSEAALVVHGEPTMDEVSLCGKTIVAELKLGVVTRYEIKPEDFGMKRVQLSELVVRNQEEAVEAFMMAIRGQVSPFHDAVLLNSGAAIYVAGIERDIKTGIDRARDVITKGLAEKKLRSLIEITSV